From one Comamonas piscis genomic stretch:
- the serB gene encoding phosphoserine phosphatase SerB, whose translation MSASTEFAPGLTLQNLATPQKLSDYKLIAFDMDSTLITIECIDEIADVTGKKAEVAAITEAAMRGEITDYKDSLRQRMALLQGVPMASIERVLQERLTLTPGAKTLVDAAHAAGLKVLLVSGGFTYFADHVKSLLGIDFVRANQFEVKDGQLTGGLIDQSWGDICDGEEKRSTVLGLASLMGIEPEQVIAVGDGSNDLPMMRAVGLSVAFHAKPRVRAEAKVAINTGGLDRLLEVLG comes from the coding sequence ATGAGTGCCTCCACCGAATTCGCCCCTGGCCTGACCCTCCAGAACCTGGCCACGCCGCAAAAGCTGTCCGACTACAAGCTGATCGCGTTCGACATGGACTCGACCCTGATCACCATCGAGTGCATCGACGAGATCGCCGACGTCACCGGCAAGAAGGCCGAGGTCGCGGCGATCACCGAGGCGGCGATGCGCGGCGAAATCACCGACTACAAGGACAGCCTGCGCCAGCGCATGGCCTTGCTCCAAGGCGTGCCGATGGCCTCGATCGAGCGCGTGCTGCAAGAGCGCCTGACCCTGACCCCGGGCGCCAAAACCCTGGTGGATGCGGCGCATGCCGCCGGCCTCAAGGTGCTGCTGGTCTCGGGCGGCTTCACCTACTTTGCCGACCATGTCAAAAGCCTGCTGGGCATCGACTTTGTGCGCGCCAACCAGTTCGAGGTGAAGGACGGCCAGCTGACCGGCGGCCTGATCGACCAAAGCTGGGGCGACATCTGCGACGGCGAAGAAAAGCGCAGCACCGTGCTGGGCCTGGCCTCGCTAATGGGCATCGAGCCGGAGCAGGTGATTGCCGTGGGCGATGGCAGCAACGACCTGCCGATGATGCGTGCGGTGGGCCTGTCGGTCGCCTTCCATGCCAAGCCCCGCGTACGTGCCGAGGCCAAGGTGGCGATCAACACCGGTGGGCTGGACCGCCTGCTGGAAGTGCTGGGCTGA
- a CDS encoding IspD/TarI family cytidylyltransferase, with protein MNQTVRNELIPAVPRAAPEVPALATVAAPTLPADPGAQTQALGETRREVVAKFWAFLPCAGVGARAVDAGRPAHLPKQYQEVAGWPLVLHTLAAFMAAKPLSGVLVGVSPGDDFLQQYQRPGFAISPCGGPTRADTVAGGLRSLLGDSGLGAQPHDWVLVHDAARCLIKPSQIEQLMQECAADEVGGLLALPLPDTLKAAATDAHGQSRVSSTLPRVDKWLAQTPQMFRIGALLEALERCHDVTDEASAIEALGLQPRLVPGSSFNFKVTFPDDFAMAEALLMQRMASGDSQVAAFFD; from the coding sequence ATGAACCAGACCGTCCGCAACGAATTGATCCCTGCTGTACCCAGGGCCGCACCTGAGGTGCCCGCGCTGGCGACGGTGGCGGCACCGACCTTGCCCGCCGACCCGGGCGCACAAACCCAGGCGCTGGGGGAGACGCGGCGGGAGGTAGTGGCCAAGTTCTGGGCCTTTTTGCCCTGTGCCGGTGTGGGCGCGCGTGCGGTCGATGCAGGCCGCCCGGCCCATCTGCCCAAGCAGTACCAGGAGGTGGCAGGTTGGCCGCTGGTGCTGCATACGCTGGCTGCCTTTATGGCGGCCAAGCCGCTGTCTGGCGTGCTGGTGGGGGTGAGCCCTGGCGATGACTTTTTGCAGCAGTACCAGCGGCCGGGCTTTGCCATCAGCCCTTGCGGCGGGCCCACCCGAGCCGATACGGTGGCCGGCGGTTTGCGCAGTTTGCTAGGGGATTCGGGCCTGGGTGCCCAGCCCCATGACTGGGTGCTGGTGCATGATGCGGCCCGCTGCCTGATCAAGCCCAGTCAGATTGAGCAATTGATGCAAGAATGCGCAGCCGACGAGGTGGGCGGCCTGTTGGCGCTGCCATTGCCCGATACACTCAAGGCCGCCGCTACTGATGCCCATGGCCAAAGCCGGGTCAGCAGCACCTTGCCACGGGTAGACAAATGGCTGGCGCAGACGCCGCAGATGTTCCGCATCGGCGCGCTGCTCGAAGCGCTGGAGCGCTGCCACGATGTGACCGATGAGGCCAGTGCCATCGAGGCGCTGGGTTTGCAGCCCCGGCTGGTGCCGGGCAGCAGTTTTAACTTCAAGGTCACCTTCCCTGATGACTTTGCGATGGCTGAAGCCTTGCTGATGCAGCGCATGGCCAGTGGCGACAGCCAGGTGGCGGCGTTTTTTGATTGA
- a CDS encoding 3-hydroxybutyrate dehydrogenase, with product MLKAKTALVTGSTSGIGLGIAKALARQGANIILNGFGDSEGPLKEVQDIISSTGSGARVGYHGADMGKAADIEAMFDYATQTFGQVDILVNNAGIQHVANVQDFPVERWDAIIAINLTSAFHTSRLALPPMQKAGWGRIINIASVHGLVGSAGKSAYVAAKHGIVGLTKVTALENAASGITCNAICPGWVLTPLVQKQVDAKAAQMGVSNEEAKKLLLGEKEPSMQFTTPEELGELAVFFCSPAANNVRGVAWNMDGGWVAQ from the coding sequence ATGTTGAAAGCAAAAACAGCGCTCGTCACCGGATCGACGAGCGGCATCGGGCTGGGGATCGCAAAGGCACTGGCGCGCCAGGGTGCCAACATCATCTTGAATGGCTTCGGGGATTCCGAAGGTCCACTCAAGGAGGTACAAGACATCATCAGCAGCACAGGCTCGGGCGCCCGGGTCGGCTACCACGGCGCAGACATGGGCAAGGCCGCCGACATCGAAGCCATGTTTGACTATGCCACGCAAACCTTTGGACAGGTCGACATCCTCGTCAACAATGCCGGCATCCAGCATGTGGCAAATGTGCAGGATTTCCCGGTCGAGCGCTGGGACGCCATCATCGCCATCAACCTGACCAGTGCCTTCCATACCAGCCGGCTCGCGCTGCCGCCCATGCAAAAGGCGGGCTGGGGCCGCATCATCAATATTGCTTCGGTCCATGGTCTCGTCGGCTCGGCCGGCAAGTCGGCTTACGTCGCGGCCAAGCATGGCATTGTGGGCCTTACCAAGGTCACGGCGCTGGAGAACGCTGCCAGCGGCATTACCTGCAACGCGATCTGCCCCGGCTGGGTGCTCACCCCGCTGGTGCAAAAGCAGGTCGATGCCAAGGCAGCGCAAATGGGCGTCAGCAATGAAGAAGCCAAAAAGCTGCTGCTGGGCGAGAAAGAGCCATCGATGCAGTTCACCACGCCGGAGGAGCTGGGCGAATTGGCCGTATTTTTCTGCTCGCCCGCTGCCAACAATGTGCGCGGCGTGGCCTGGAACATGGACGGCGGCTGGGTCGCGCAATAG
- the argE gene encoding acetylornithine deacetylase, producing the protein MNTRSWLEKLVAFDTTSRNSNLALIESVRDALAQQGLKVELIHSPEGDKANLFATLPADDGSTQGGIVLSGHTDVVPVDGQNWDSNPFQLTEKEGRLYGRGSADMKGFIAASIALVPEFIAMPRKKPIHLALSYDEEVGCAGAPVMLRALKARGQQADGCVVGEPTSMQVVVAHKGINLYRCKVHGKAAHSSLTPKGCNAIEYAARLICHIRDVADQFKANGPYDEFYDVPFSTMTTNQISGGIAVNTIPELCEFNYEFRNLPGMTADSIQAKVQSYVTGELLPRMRREFADARIDIETGPAAPALEASEQAAITALVRALTADQATRKVAYGTEAGLFQNLGIPTVVCGPGNIEQAHKPNEFVEISQLDACERFLRKLGQSL; encoded by the coding sequence ATGAACACCCGCTCCTGGCTGGAAAAGCTGGTCGCATTCGACACCACCAGCCGCAACTCCAACCTCGCCCTTATCGAATCCGTGCGTGACGCACTGGCCCAGCAAGGTCTGAAGGTCGAGCTGATCCACTCCCCCGAAGGCGACAAGGCCAACCTGTTCGCCACCCTCCCCGCCGATGACGGCAGCACCCAAGGGGGCATCGTCCTGTCGGGCCACACCGATGTGGTGCCGGTCGACGGCCAGAACTGGGACAGCAACCCCTTCCAGCTGACCGAAAAAGAAGGCCGTCTGTACGGCCGTGGCAGCGCGGACATGAAGGGCTTTATCGCCGCGTCGATCGCGCTGGTGCCCGAGTTCATCGCGATGCCGCGCAAAAAGCCGATCCACCTGGCCCTGTCCTATGACGAGGAAGTGGGCTGCGCTGGCGCCCCGGTGATGCTGCGCGCCTTGAAGGCACGCGGCCAGCAGGCCGATGGCTGCGTGGTGGGCGAGCCCACCAGCATGCAGGTGGTGGTCGCGCACAAGGGCATTAATCTGTACCGCTGCAAGGTGCATGGCAAGGCAGCGCATTCGTCGCTGACCCCCAAGGGCTGCAATGCCATTGAATACGCCGCACGGCTGATCTGCCATATCCGCGATGTGGCCGACCAATTCAAGGCCAACGGCCCCTACGACGAGTTCTACGATGTGCCGTTCTCGACGATGACGACCAACCAGATCTCGGGCGGTATTGCGGTCAACACCATCCCTGAGCTGTGTGAGTTCAACTACGAGTTCCGCAACCTGCCCGGCATGACGGCCGACAGCATCCAGGCCAAGGTGCAAAGCTATGTGACCGGCGAGCTGCTGCCACGCATGCGCCGCGAGTTTGCCGATGCCCGCATCGACATCGAAACCGGCCCTGCCGCCCCCGCGCTGGAAGCCAGCGAGCAAGCCGCCATCACCGCGCTGGTGCGGGCGCTGACCGCCGACCAGGCCACGCGCAAGGTGGCCTATGGCACCGAAGCCGGCCTGTTCCAGAACCTGGGTATCCCCACCGTGGTCTGCGGTCCCGGCAATATCGAACAGGCCCACAAGCCCAATGAGTTTGTTGAGATCAGCCAGCTCGACGCCTGCGAGCGCTTTCTGCGCAAGCTGGGCCAGTCGCTCTGA
- a CDS encoding sensor histidine kinase, protein MASTPANDADQSGLAPLEGSAAAAAHSNKRTRVGLNLFWRTFFLLAILLTGSILAWVQTLRSLETEPRAIQTAQQIASLVNLSRAALLHSDAIARVSLVKTMADQEGVRIVPREPKDVYESIDNSTPLGARLTQEVTKRLGSSTIVASSVNGEEGLWVGFTIDGDQNWFLIEPSRFNPAGGKTWLVWVLTAAALSLAGAAVIAGLINRPLKQLSSATNRLREGDFAAQLDEDAVTSEIREVNIGFNRMSERLSKLEQDRAVMLAGISHDLRTPLARLRLETEMSVFDQVAREHMVADIVQLDATIDKFLDYARPDHAAKLAPVNVYGVVSSCVYAVQDHQELQVHMKVPEELMVNADEIELSRVLSNVLENARRYGKTPGASHTRVDITVKFSESTVTIRMRDHGTGVSKDQLSSLTKPFYRGDTARTAAAGAGLGLSIVEKTVQRMGGRLSMVNASDGSTGLVTSIYLRRAPDQAIGKEPKRRLLRPQIKRHLPGAPTNLADLQ, encoded by the coding sequence ATGGCCTCCACTCCCGCTAACGACGCCGACCAATCCGGCCTGGCCCCCTTGGAGGGCAGTGCTGCCGCAGCCGCGCACAGCAACAAGCGCACCCGCGTCGGCCTCAATCTTTTTTGGCGTACCTTCTTTTTGCTCGCCATCCTGCTCACTGGCAGCATCCTCGCCTGGGTGCAAACCTTGCGCTCGCTGGAGACCGAGCCACGCGCCATCCAGACCGCCCAGCAGATCGCCTCTCTGGTCAACCTCAGCCGTGCCGCCTTGCTGCACTCGGATGCGATCGCCCGCGTGTCGCTGGTCAAGACCATGGCCGACCAGGAAGGGGTGCGCATTGTCCCGCGCGAACCCAAGGACGTCTACGAATCCATCGACAACTCCACCCCGCTGGGCGCACGCCTGACCCAGGAAGTCACCAAGCGGCTGGGTTCCAGCACCATCGTGGCCAGCAGCGTCAATGGAGAAGAAGGTCTGTGGGTCGGCTTCACCATTGATGGAGACCAGAATTGGTTTCTGATCGAGCCCTCACGCTTCAACCCGGCTGGCGGCAAAACCTGGCTGGTCTGGGTGCTGACCGCAGCCGCGCTGTCGCTGGCGGGTGCGGCAGTGATTGCCGGTCTCATCAACCGGCCGCTCAAGCAGCTGTCGAGCGCCACCAACCGGCTGCGCGAAGGTGATTTTGCGGCGCAACTGGATGAGGATGCCGTCACCAGCGAAATCCGTGAGGTGAACATCGGCTTCAACCGCATGAGCGAGCGCCTGTCCAAACTGGAACAAGACCGTGCCGTCATGCTCGCAGGCATCTCGCATGACCTGCGCACCCCTTTGGCCCGGCTGCGGCTGGAGACCGAAATGAGCGTGTTCGACCAGGTGGCGCGTGAGCACATGGTGGCCGACATCGTGCAGCTCGACGCCACCATCGACAAGTTCCTTGATTACGCCCGCCCCGACCACGCCGCCAAGCTTGCGCCGGTGAATGTCTACGGCGTTGTATCGTCCTGCGTCTATGCGGTGCAAGACCACCAGGAGCTGCAGGTACACATGAAGGTGCCGGAAGAACTGATGGTGAATGCCGATGAGATCGAGCTCTCGCGCGTGCTGTCCAACGTGCTGGAAAACGCCCGCCGCTATGGCAAGACGCCCGGCGCCTCGCACACCCGCGTGGACATCACGGTCAAGTTCAGCGAAAGCACCGTCACCATCCGTATGCGCGACCATGGCACCGGCGTCTCCAAGGATCAGCTCAGCAGCCTGACCAAGCCGTTCTACCGGGGCGACACCGCCCGCACGGCGGCTGCAGGCGCGGGCCTCGGCCTGTCGATTGTTGAGAAAACCGTGCAGCGCATGGGCGGCCGCTTGAGCATGGTCAATGCCTCGGACGGCAGCACCGGCCTCGTCACCAGCATCTACCTGCGCCGCGCGCCCGATCAGGCCATCGGCAAAGAGCCTAAACGCCGCCTGCTGCGCCCGCAGATCAAACGCCATTTGCCGGGCGCCCCGACCAACCTGGCAGATCTGCAATAA
- the mfd gene encoding transcription-repair coupling factor translates to MELPKLTAGKRFQLPMPPGSADALLLASLATREAAAQRVTAIITADAGDAHRLQDELAFFAPELRVALFPDWETLPYDTFSPHQDLISERLAALWRISQREADVVLIPATTALYRLAPPAFLAGYTFAFQAGQKLDEARLKAQLTLAGYNHVSQVVSHGEYSVRGGLIDLYPMGSLVPYRVDLFDDEIDSIRTFDPDTQRSLYPVKDVRLLPGREFPMDDEARARFRNKWREMLEGDPTKSRIYKDMGNGVATAGIEYYLPLFFDETATVFDYLGTQATVVLHGDIEPAFQRFWQDTRDRYRLVQGDPERPVLPPDSLFLSPDQFYSTAKQMAQLSLRPQLEDVEHSAIFQKLDDLAVVRGAEDPLAKLQQHIALRQARTLLLAESDGRRESLLDFFRASGLNPPAFDSLAEFQQTSDEPVGIATAALAKGFRWAEQGIDFVTETELFAASGGARRKRRQEQASDVEALIKDLSELKVGDPVVHAQHGIGRYHGLINMDVGQKNPDGSPSMQEFLHLEYADKAVLYVPVSQLAQISRYTGVSAEEAPLHKLGSGQWEKARRKAAEQVRDTAAELLNIYARRAAREGHAFRYSPQDYEQFANDFGFEETADQRAAIHAVVQDMISPQPMDRLVCGDVGFGKTEVALRAAFVAVTGGKQVALLAPTTLLAEQHYQTLVDRFSKWPIKVALVSRFRSGKEVNTTIKGLDDGTVDIVVGTHKLLSEKTKFKNLGLLIIDEEHRFGVRHKEAMKAMRAEVDVLTLTATPIPRTMGMALDGLRDLSVIATAPQRRLAIKTFVRSEGTGVIREAVLRELKRGGQCYFLHNEVETIENRRQKLEEILPEARIAVAHGQMPERELERVMRDFVAQRYNILLCSTIIETGIDVPSANTIIISRADKFGLAQLHQLRGRVGRSYHQAYAYLMVPDLDGLTKQAAQRLEAIQQMEELGSGFYLAMHDLEIRGAGEVLGDNQSGNMMEIGYQLYNEMLSEAVRSLKEGKEPDLLSPLSAATDINLHAPALLPNDYCGDVHLRLSFYKKLATAKNSDQIDNLLEEIVDRFGKLPPQAQTLVDVHRLRVLCEPFGVQKVDAAPGVINITFHPNPPIEPMTIINLIQKNKAIKLAGNDKLRIERALPEVKDRVQMVRDVVRSLGKPVVAEAATA, encoded by the coding sequence ATGGAACTGCCCAAACTCACCGCCGGAAAACGTTTTCAGCTGCCCATGCCCCCCGGCAGTGCCGATGCCCTGTTGCTCGCCAGCTTGGCGACACGCGAGGCCGCTGCGCAGCGCGTCACCGCCATCATCACCGCCGATGCCGGTGACGCCCACCGCCTGCAGGACGAGCTGGCTTTTTTCGCGCCAGAGCTGCGCGTCGCCCTGTTCCCCGATTGGGAAACCCTGCCCTATGACACCTTCTCCCCGCACCAGGACCTGATCAGCGAGCGCCTGGCTGCGCTGTGGCGCATCAGCCAGCGGGAGGCCGATGTGGTGCTGATCCCGGCGACCACCGCGCTGTACCGCTTGGCGCCCCCCGCCTTTTTGGCCGGCTACACCTTTGCGTTCCAAGCCGGGCAAAAGCTCGATGAGGCGCGGCTCAAGGCCCAGCTCACCCTGGCCGGCTACAACCATGTGTCCCAGGTGGTGAGCCATGGCGAATACTCCGTGCGCGGCGGCCTGATCGATCTCTACCCCATGGGCTCACTGGTGCCCTACCGGGTCGATTTGTTCGATGACGAGATCGACTCGATCCGCACCTTTGACCCCGACACCCAGCGCAGCCTCTACCCGGTCAAGGATGTGCGCCTGCTGCCCGGGCGCGAGTTCCCGATGGACGACGAGGCCCGCGCGCGCTTTCGCAACAAGTGGCGCGAGATGCTCGAAGGCGACCCCACCAAAAGCCGCATCTACAAGGACATGGGCAATGGCGTGGCCACCGCCGGTATCGAGTACTACCTGCCGCTGTTCTTTGACGAGACCGCCACCGTATTCGACTACCTGGGCACCCAGGCCACCGTGGTGCTGCATGGCGATATCGAGCCGGCCTTCCAACGCTTTTGGCAAGACACGCGCGACCGCTACCGCCTGGTGCAGGGCGACCCGGAACGCCCGGTGCTGCCGCCCGACAGCCTGTTCCTGAGCCCAGACCAGTTCTACTCCACCGCCAAGCAGATGGCCCAGCTGTCGCTGCGCCCGCAGCTGGAAGACGTGGAGCACAGCGCCATCTTCCAAAAGCTGGACGACCTGGCGGTGGTGCGCGGCGCCGAAGACCCGCTGGCCAAGCTGCAGCAGCACATTGCGCTGCGCCAGGCCCGCACCCTGCTGCTGGCCGAAAGCGATGGCCGGCGCGAGAGCCTGCTCGACTTCTTCCGCGCCAGCGGCCTTAACCCACCGGCCTTTGATTCGCTGGCCGAGTTCCAGCAGACCAGCGACGAGCCCGTCGGCATTGCCACGGCCGCGCTGGCCAAGGGATTTCGCTGGGCCGAGCAAGGCATTGACTTTGTCACCGAGACAGAGCTGTTTGCCGCCTCTGGCGGCGCCCGCCGCAAGCGCCGCCAGGAGCAGGCCAGCGATGTCGAGGCGCTGATCAAAGACTTGTCCGAGCTGAAGGTGGGCGATCCGGTCGTCCACGCCCAGCACGGCATTGGCCGTTACCACGGCCTGATCAACATGGATGTGGGGCAGAAGAACCCCGATGGCAGCCCCTCGATGCAGGAGTTTCTGCACCTGGAATATGCCGACAAGGCCGTCCTCTATGTGCCCGTCAGCCAGCTCGCACAAATCAGCCGCTACACCGGCGTATCCGCCGAAGAAGCCCCCCTGCACAAGCTGGGCAGCGGCCAGTGGGAAAAAGCCCGCCGCAAAGCCGCCGAGCAGGTGCGCGACACCGCTGCCGAGCTGCTCAATATTTACGCCCGCCGCGCCGCCCGCGAAGGCCATGCCTTCCGCTACAGCCCGCAGGATTACGAGCAATTCGCCAACGATTTCGGCTTTGAGGAAACCGCCGACCAGCGCGCTGCCATCCATGCGGTCGTTCAGGACATGATCTCGCCCCAGCCGATGGACCGCCTGGTCTGCGGCGATGTGGGCTTTGGCAAGACCGAGGTGGCCTTGCGTGCCGCCTTTGTGGCCGTCACCGGTGGCAAACAGGTGGCCCTGCTGGCGCCCACCACCTTGCTGGCCGAGCAGCATTACCAGACCCTGGTAGACCGCTTCTCCAAATGGCCGATCAAGGTCGCGCTGGTGTCGCGCTTCCGATCCGGCAAGGAAGTCAACACCACCATCAAGGGCCTGGATGACGGCACGGTGGACATCGTCGTCGGCACCCACAAACTGCTGTCCGAAAAAACCAAGTTCAAAAACCTGGGCCTGCTGATCATTGATGAAGAGCACCGCTTTGGCGTGCGCCACAAGGAGGCGATGAAGGCCATGCGCGCCGAGGTCGATGTGCTGACATTGACGGCCACCCCCATCCCGCGCACCATGGGCATGGCGCTGGATGGTCTGCGCGATCTGTCGGTGATCGCCACCGCGCCGCAGCGCCGCCTGGCGATCAAAACCTTTGTGCGCAGCGAAGGCACCGGTGTCATCCGCGAAGCTGTGCTGCGCGAGCTCAAGCGTGGCGGCCAGTGCTACTTTCTGCACAACGAGGTCGAGACCATCGAGAACCGCCGCCAAAAGCTCGAAGAGATCCTGCCCGAGGCCCGCATTGCCGTGGCCCACGGCCAAATGCCCGAGCGTGAACTGGAACGCGTGATGCGCGACTTTGTGGCCCAGCGCTACAACATCCTGCTGTGCTCGACCATCATCGAGACCGGTATCGATGTGCCCAGCGCCAACACCATCATCATCAGCCGCGCCGACAAGTTTGGCCTGGCGCAACTGCACCAGCTGCGCGGCCGCGTGGGCCGCAGCTACCACCAGGCCTATGCGTACCTGATGGTGCCGGATCTGGACGGCCTCACCAAGCAGGCCGCGCAGCGCCTGGAAGCCATCCAGCAGATGGAAGAGCTGGGCAGCGGTTTTTACCTGGCCATGCATGACCTGGAGATCCGGGGCGCTGGCGAGGTGCTGGGCGACAACCAGAGCGGCAACATGATGGAGATCGGCTACCAGCTCTACAACGAGATGCTGTCCGAGGCGGTGCGCAGCCTGAAGGAAGGCAAGGAGCCCGACCTGCTCAGCCCCCTGTCTGCCGCCACCGATATCAACCTGCACGCCCCCGCGCTGCTGCCCAACGACTACTGCGGCGATGTACACCTGCGCCTGTCGTTCTACAAAAAGCTGGCGACTGCCAAGAACAGCGACCAGATCGACAACCTGCTCGAAGAGATCGTGGACCGCTTTGGCAAGCTGCCGCCCCAGGCCCAAACCTTGGTCGATGTCCACCGCCTGCGCGTGCTCTGCGAGCCCTTTGGTGTGCAAAAGGTTGATGCCGCACCCGGTGTGATCAATATCACCTTCCACCCCAACCCGCCGATCGAGCCGATGACCATCATCAATCTGATTCAGAAGAACAAGGCCATCAAGCTGGCTGGCAATGACAAGCTGCGCATTGAGCGCGCTCTGCCCGAGGTCAAGGACCGCGTGCAGATGGTGCGCGATGTGGTGCGCAGCCTGGGCAAGCCGGTGGTGGCCGAGGCGGCCACGGCCTGA
- the ispF gene encoding 2-C-methyl-D-erythritol 2,4-cyclodiphosphate synthase yields the protein MEMLQMRIGEGWDIHALVPGRDLILGGILVPHTTGLLGHSDADVLLHAITDALVGAAGMGDIGSHFPDTDPNFKGADSGVLLAEAMRRVAAQGWQVNNVDSTVIAQAPKLAPHIPAMRANIAKTLGIDESQVNVKAKTAEKMGPVGQGAAMEARAVVLLVRANA from the coding sequence ATGGAAATGCTGCAAATGCGCATTGGTGAGGGTTGGGATATTCATGCGTTGGTGCCTGGCCGTGACTTGATTCTGGGTGGCATCCTGGTGCCGCACACCACCGGCCTGCTGGGTCATTCAGATGCCGATGTGCTGCTGCATGCGATTACCGATGCCTTGGTGGGCGCCGCCGGCATGGGCGATATCGGATCGCACTTTCCGGATACCGACCCTAACTTCAAGGGTGCCGACTCGGGCGTTTTGCTGGCCGAGGCCATGCGCCGGGTCGCTGCCCAGGGCTGGCAGGTGAACAACGTCGATAGCACGGTCATCGCGCAGGCGCCCAAGCTGGCGCCGCATATTCCGGCCATGCGGGCCAACATTGCCAAGACCTTGGGCATCGATGAATCCCAGGTCAATGTGAAAGCCAAGACGGCCGAGAAAATGGGCCCGGTGGGCCAGGGCGCTGCGATGGAAGCGCGTGCCGTCGTGCTGCTGGTGCGGGCGAACGCCTAG
- the ompR gene encoding two-component system response regulator OmpR — MVTATNRVDKILVVDDDARIRDLLRRYLSHEGFEVMIAEDGKGLQRILLRETVDLIVLDLMMPGEDGLSICRRLRASNDRTPIIMLTAKGEDVDRIVGLEVGADDYIGKPFNPRELLARIHAVLRRRPPQEAPGAPSGENEVVNFGPFTFDMSTRVLTKDGEELPLTTGEFAMLKTLVRHPRQPLSREKLALLARGREFEPFDRSLDVQVSRLRKLVEVDPAAPRYIQTVWGVGYVFVPDGAN; from the coding sequence ATGGTTACCGCAACCAATCGCGTCGACAAAATCCTGGTCGTGGATGATGACGCACGCATCCGCGATCTGCTGCGCCGCTACCTGTCGCATGAAGGCTTTGAAGTCATGATTGCCGAGGATGGCAAAGGCCTGCAGCGCATCTTGCTGCGTGAGACGGTGGATCTGATCGTGCTCGATTTGATGATGCCCGGTGAAGACGGTCTGTCCATCTGCCGCCGCCTGCGCGCCAGCAACGACCGCACGCCCATCATCATGCTGACCGCCAAGGGTGAGGACGTGGACCGCATCGTGGGTCTGGAAGTCGGCGCGGATGACTACATTGGCAAGCCATTCAACCCGCGCGAATTGCTGGCCCGCATCCACGCCGTGCTGCGCCGTCGCCCGCCACAAGAAGCGCCTGGTGCCCCATCGGGCGAGAACGAAGTTGTCAATTTCGGCCCCTTCACTTTCGATATGAGCACCCGCGTGCTGACCAAGGATGGCGAAGAGCTGCCCCTGACCACCGGCGAATTCGCGATGCTCAAGACTCTGGTGCGCCACCCGCGCCAGCCGCTGTCGCGCGAAAAACTGGCACTGCTGGCCCGTGGCCGTGAGTTCGAGCCCTTTGACCGCAGCCTGGACGTGCAGGTATCGCGTCTGCGCAAGCTGGTCGAGGTAGACCCCGCCGCACCGCGCTATATCCAGACCGTCTGGGGTGTGGGCTATGTGTTCGTACCCGATGGTGCTAACTGA
- a CDS encoding GFA family protein has protein sequence MQAQCLCGAVHVTAPTVQDVHVCHCSMCRRWGGGPAFTVHGGTEVELTGPATRYASSPWAERAFCSHCGTHLFYRLLATNEHFLSAGLFQDEDGMQLALQIFIDEKPGHYDLANDTPKLTGAQVMAQYEDASTDDA, from the coding sequence ATGCAAGCCCAGTGCCTCTGTGGTGCGGTCCATGTGACTGCCCCGACTGTCCAAGATGTCCACGTCTGCCATTGCAGCATGTGCCGGCGTTGGGGCGGAGGCCCCGCGTTTACTGTGCATGGCGGCACCGAGGTGGAGCTGACGGGCCCTGCCACCCGCTACGCCTCATCCCCCTGGGCAGAACGCGCCTTTTGCAGCCACTGCGGCACGCATCTGTTCTACCGCCTGCTGGCCACCAATGAGCATTTTTTGTCGGCCGGCCTGTTCCAGGATGAGGACGGCATGCAGCTGGCACTGCAGATCTTTATCGATGAAAAGCCAGGCCACTACGACCTGGCCAACGACACGCCCAAACTGACCGGTGCGCAGGTCATGGCGCAGTACGAAGACGCATCCACGGATGACGCCTAA